Below is a genomic region from Helianthus annuus cultivar XRQ/B chromosome 2, HanXRQr2.0-SUNRISE, whole genome shotgun sequence.
GGGTGCTACACGTGTCATGACAGCAGCCACTTGGTTATCCACTTTATCATTCTCTCCTTCTACTAACCATCCTTATTAACTTAATCTAATAATCCACGCTCCCCAGGCTGTATCCTACAACCCCAccacaaaaactctttactgctGTCCGCACACGCATACAAAAAACTATATATACTTCATCGTTTAGATATTTCACACTTAAAATTAAACTAAACCAAAACAATTCACTCACAACTAGCAAACTGTAACCACCAACTGTAAACAAAGTAATCAGATTATGGACACCTCTTCAGCTTCTGAATGGAGCAGCAGCAGCACCGGAGAGCTAATGCTCGCTTCACGAATCCCTAAGAAGAGAGCCGGAAGGAAGAAGTTCAAGGAGACTCGACACCCGGTTTACCGAGGAGTGAGGAGTAGAAATCCCGGCAAGTGGGTGTGTGAAGTGAGAGAACCAAATAATCAATCAAGAGTGTGGCTGGGGACATATCCGACAGCAGAAATGGCAGCCCGGGCACACGATGTTGCGGTTTTGGCCATGAGGGGGCGGTCTGCTTGTTTAAATTTTGCTGACTCAGTTTGGCGGCTGCCTGTACCGGAGTCTAACAATGTAAAGGATATACAAAAGGCAGCGGCTGAGGCTGCAGAGGCGTTTAGACAGACGGAGGATGCGGTGGTGGGAACGAATGAATTGCCGGAAGTAGTGGTCTATGCCGATGAGGAGGAGATGTTTGGAATGCCTGGATATATTGCTAGCATGGCAGAGGGACTCATGGTAGCGCCACCTCAGATGGTGGGTTATGCTAACTTTGTGGATGCTGAAGATTTTTGTGTTGACATGTCCTTATGGAGTTTTATGTAGTTTCTATTAGTAAGATAGATTTTCATGGGGATGGCTGGCTTAAACCTTTTTGTATACAAGCCAATCAAGTATATATATAATGAggatgtgttgcaaggagaaaagATAAGGAAAACCGTGGAACTAGGCTGTCATGCCACGGAGATTCAAAGCCTGATGATAGCGACAATTTTCATCATTTAGACCATATCATGCCGTCTGTAGTAAACAAACGGTACAGAGATGGTAATAGAAGTGGTTCGCAGACGGCAGTGGTGATGGTTAAAGGTAGCGTTGGATATTGTCGGCCAAGTTTTTAACGGCAGAAAACGGATATCGGAAAGAGAACTGGAGACGGCAGTGATGATGATGTTCCATATAGAAAAGAAAAGAGCAGTGAATGTGCTGCCGGAATCACGAAAAAGTGGTTCAGTGGCGGATAAGTTGCAATATGGATCGATTAGCAGAGGATGTAGACTAGGATGATTTTTTTGGTAGTTTCCATGTTAATCATGATCAAGATGTTGGATATttatgtccggttcgataagtcaacgctgccgaAAGGGTCTTGACCCATAAGAGTTAAATCTTGAGCAACGAACGAAAAATCCACTCAACCTgtttaactggtaattacgaacgatACGTGGATATTAACTGAGAGACGGGTACGTACATGGACCGGGTGACACAAGTATTTTCATCTGGCCATGTGTCGCACACACACCCATGCTATGCCACTTGTCGCGCATGCATACTTGCATGGCCACTTGTTGCATATGCATAATCTTCTCAACACATGTCCGATTTCCAAGTGCATGACCACCATGTGTTGAACATGCATGAGGCTCCATTGTCTTTATAAGGGAAGTGTATGGATAAGAATTGAGGTTGCAAGAATTAAAACAAAACTATCACAACACCCACAACCTCAACCGACCAAGACCGCCGCCGGCCAGAACCACGGGCTACCGCCGCCGCAAGACCGCCGGCCACCTCCGCCGCTACCCGACCCATTCCCGCGTTTCGATAGTTCATACAACTAGCACttgttcgttgaacctcggtgtcttAACCGGTTATTCACTAACCAAAGGTATATCTAAACCCCCTACGGTTGATGTTCTATTTCGTGTTTGCATGTTGGTGATCTTGTTCCATTACGGCTGTTCCTTGGTATAAAAGTGTTCATGTTATTTTGCTACATACGCTTCCGTTGCTTAAAAATGTGTATATAATTTTAACctgttaaagtttattttaaataacatatatatacatgtacTCTTACTTGTCAAAAGCGTTTTTACTCATCTTTGTAACAAATAAACACATACATAATATGAACCGGGttcataaaataaaagtaaaattgtgacaacccgaactttcaaggttaatGTCCTTTAGTTTTGTGATTCCGATTCCTCACTACTTTCTTTACACGTTCCTTGCCCTAGTGAGTCTGTGAAACATTTGTGACCTTAATAAATATGCGTAACGTAAATACGATTGAGTGTGTAATGGGTTAGTGTTATGTCTAGTGCTTTTGGGCCTATTCGGAACCGATCGAGAAAGTCTTTGGGCCGCCACCGTTGTTTTAATTAACATAATTTGGCCCAACCTCTTCTCCCTATATGCGTACGTAACTCATGAATGGGTTATACAAGAGATTGCAAACCCTACGACTCCATCCTAGACACAAGCGACGATAGCATTGCGGAGTAGGCAAAGCCCTCTTCTCCTTGTCCTCCTTCCTCTCGTTCTAGCGCGTCTCCAACGATCTTCCGGTTAGTGATTTTATTGGTGCTGATCTCGTCATTTATTCTCAGTTATATGCGATTAATTGTGGGTTAGAATAATGCTCAGGATGGCTATGTGATAATATGAATGGCATATAAGAATTGAGATACCGTTAATAAATTTGTCATGATGATCATATGATTAAACTGTTATTCATGCTTAGAGAATATTTGGAGTCTTGTGAATGTTGGAAATCATCGTTCTGTAATCCGATGAGAATGTTTCAAAGAATGATTTGTTAGATTAATTACATGTTCATGAATGCTTAGCACATGCCATTGTCTGACAATATAACAACTAGCCTTAATCACCATTGGACCTCCTCTATATGTTTAAATGATGCACATGGGATATCAGATATCACATGTGATATGTGATGACAACAATTGATTTTTAATTGAATCAAGAATAGGAATGGCCGACAACTTTTCCAATTCACTTCACATGCAAATTTTGCTATTGGAAAAGATATAATTAATGCATTCAATGTTAACTAAAGATCACTCTAACACATTTGATTTGGCCGCACTACATCGAACAATGTAAACAATTCAGTATTGGACTT
It encodes:
- the LOC110913684 gene encoding dehydration-responsive element-binding protein 1D, whose product is MDTSSASEWSSSSTGELMLASRIPKKRAGRKKFKETRHPVYRGVRSRNPGKWVCEVREPNNQSRVWLGTYPTAEMAARAHDVAVLAMRGRSACLNFADSVWRLPVPESNNVKDIQKAAAEAAEAFRQTEDAVVGTNELPEVVVYADEEEMFGMPGYIASMAEGLMVAPPQMVGYANFVDAEDFCVDMSLWSFM